CGGAATGATATAATAGTCGGATACTAAAATTTGAGGTTTTCCGACATGCTAATAGGATATATGAGAGTTTCAACCGATGGTGATCGCCAAAGTACCGATTTACAACGTGATGCATTGATAAGTGCCGGAGTGGATGAGCGTAATATTTTCGAAGACAAAGCATCCGGAGCCAAAGATGATCGTGTTGGCTTAACAAAAGCGTTAGAGTATGTAAAAGAGGGAGATGTATTAGTCGTTTGGAAATTGGATCGGTTAGGCAGATCCCTACCCCACTTGATTGAAATTATTTCACAACTCAAATCTAAAGGTGTCGGATTCAGATCTTTGACCGAGGGGATGGACACCTCCAGCCCGTCCGGAGAGTTGCTGTTTCATGTATTCGGAGCACTGGCACAGTTTGAACGCTCATTAATCCAAGAGAGAGTAAATGCCGGATTGGCAGCAGCGAGAAAAAGAGGACGTATCGGTGGACGACCACGAGCAATACCTCAAGAGAAGATGGATACTATTTTGGAGGCATTGAATAATGGGATGTCTAAAGCAGCAGTTTGTCGCACTTTTGAAGTTAAGCGATCGACTTTGATTGA
This genomic window from Sulfuricurvum sp. contains:
- a CDS encoding recombinase family protein, which translates into the protein MLIGYMRVSTDGDRQSTDLQRDALISAGVDERNIFEDKASGAKDDRVGLTKALEYVKEGDVLVVWKLDRLGRSLPHLIEIISQLKSKGVGFRSLTEGMDTSSPSGELLFHVFGALAQFERSLIQERVNAGLAAARKRGRIGGRPRAIPQEKMDTILEALNNGMSKAAVCRTFEVKRSTLIDSLNRTKTI